A stretch of Paenibacillus peoriae DNA encodes these proteins:
- the mltG gene encoding endolytic transglycosylase MltG produces the protein MFTLLLLLIIIAGGVALYIWNAMQPVQPQTQPVAFTVVQGTGTSAIADTLEQKGLIRNALVFKAYVKFKQQGSAFQAGKYEAQPGATFDQLITKLSAGDVVKEEMIRFTIPEGFTIRQMADKLQKEGLADRQQFLQLANDPSAFDVALVRDIPKQAGLRYALEGYLFPETYELKKGSTAKDIIQVMLEQTQKRLETVSDLDAKLKQRGETLHQLLTVASLVEREVVVEDERSVVAGVIYNRLKQGKKLEIDATVQYMLDKQKERLYYKDLAVESPYNTYLHLGLPPGPIASPSLNSVIAALQPKATDYLFYVTKKDGTHEHLFAKTYKEHLHNIQVSNRKTN, from the coding sequence CACAACCCGTTGCTTTTACGGTGGTGCAGGGAACAGGAACATCGGCAATCGCAGATACGCTGGAGCAAAAGGGACTTATACGTAATGCGCTCGTGTTTAAGGCTTATGTAAAATTCAAACAGCAAGGAAGCGCATTTCAGGCCGGAAAATATGAGGCGCAGCCTGGCGCAACCTTTGATCAGTTGATTACTAAGTTATCGGCTGGAGATGTTGTCAAAGAGGAAATGATTCGTTTTACAATCCCGGAAGGTTTTACGATTAGACAGATGGCTGATAAGCTGCAAAAGGAAGGACTGGCAGACCGGCAGCAATTTTTGCAGCTGGCCAACGATCCGTCCGCTTTTGACGTCGCGCTAGTGCGGGACATTCCAAAGCAGGCGGGGCTTCGCTATGCGCTGGAGGGCTATCTTTTCCCGGAAACCTATGAGCTGAAAAAGGGCAGTACGGCCAAAGATATTATACAGGTGATGCTAGAACAGACACAAAAGCGGTTGGAGACTGTTTCCGATTTGGATGCCAAGTTGAAACAACGGGGTGAAACGCTGCATCAACTGCTGACAGTTGCTTCTCTTGTAGAGCGCGAAGTGGTTGTAGAAGATGAGCGGTCTGTAGTAGCTGGCGTCATTTATAACCGACTCAAACAGGGTAAGAAGCTGGAAATTGATGCTACGGTTCAATATATGCTGGACAAGCAAAAAGAACGGCTGTATTACAAGGATTTGGCTGTGGAAAGCCCTTATAATACGTATTTGCATCTGGGACTTCCGCCAGGGCCTATTGCAAGTCCCAGTCTAAACTCAGTGATAGCGGCTTTACAGCCAAAAGCTACAGATTATTTATTTTATGTCACCAAAAAAGATGGAACACATGAACATTTGTTTGCCAAAACGTATAAAGAACATTTGCATAACATTCAGGTAAGTAACCGTAAGACAAATTAG
- a CDS encoding methyl-accepting chemotaxis protein codes for MGLRKKEGNTAKRQPKKTDQMQGLKGGKATDTGEQTLAVSSKVAPWLAKAIRKGTHNLKRLLKPERYSKDFMHLVKNYNPIRSVGMKLFLIFFAAIMLFVVSLGMLSYYKAKSTIEQNAATAYQQTVQQTSEKLDIILERFQDTSTQVFFDTELSDQLQKAVKQDKNPFASFVAMGEVNKKLTNIAFTNKAIDSLYLYPEDTKFAAMGTGTQKDVRQEAWFKDILKNKGIVWLPTQVNDNGSKTFRLARSMNSMSGLGGTYVLVMDLKSSAVEDELKGVNLGSGSMISLVTDKGEFVGSNNESLAGGKTKLDYVSKLEGVEGNQIMEQVADGKEQNVLAVHNTLGTSKWILVGVVPVSELVRDAKGILTTTWIFAAVAALIALFIGLWIVRLVARPLTHLKDLMVEGAKGNLQIRTNYKAEDEIGQLSESFDTMMEQITLLVQQTNASAQEVLNTATELGDASKKTAISAKEIAAATEEIAHGAASLATEAERGSGLTGNISQQMDTVMASNHEMSLVAQEVEQSSEQGTVQLKNLLSKTKVTEETTHALVGKVDELKKTTSDVFKVLDVLQDIAKQTNILSLNATIEAARAGTAGRGFMVVANEVRQLAEQSRQAIRTATGITNNIVNEMNETVQALSEVYPLFREQMGAVQETTDIFQSVQQQMGEFALRLGTVTASIHHLSESQTTLSEAMTNVSAVAEQSSATSQEVASLSTEQANIGNQLVGLSDKLEGVSVNLKEQLSRFTV; via the coding sequence ATGGGTTTACGGAAAAAAGAGGGGAATACAGCAAAAAGGCAACCCAAGAAAACGGATCAAATGCAAGGTTTGAAAGGCGGTAAAGCAACGGATACAGGAGAACAAACGCTTGCGGTGTCTTCGAAGGTTGCCCCCTGGTTAGCTAAGGCGATTCGTAAGGGTACACACAATTTAAAGCGTTTACTTAAGCCGGAAAGGTACAGTAAAGATTTCATGCATTTGGTCAAAAACTATAATCCGATACGTTCGGTTGGAATGAAGTTGTTTCTGATCTTTTTTGCAGCAATTATGTTATTTGTGGTCAGCTTGGGGATGCTCTCATACTACAAGGCTAAAAGTACGATTGAGCAAAATGCAGCTACGGCTTATCAGCAGACCGTTCAGCAAACTTCAGAAAAGCTTGACATTATTCTAGAGCGCTTTCAAGACACATCGACACAGGTATTTTTCGATACTGAATTAAGTGATCAGTTGCAAAAGGCTGTAAAGCAAGATAAAAATCCTTTTGCATCTTTTGTTGCTATGGGCGAAGTAAACAAGAAATTAACGAATATTGCTTTTACGAATAAAGCGATTGATTCATTGTACCTGTACCCGGAAGATACCAAGTTTGCTGCTATGGGCACCGGAACACAAAAGGATGTACGGCAGGAAGCATGGTTTAAGGATATTTTGAAAAACAAGGGAATTGTTTGGCTACCTACGCAGGTGAATGACAATGGCAGCAAGACCTTTCGCCTAGCACGCTCCATGAACAGTATGTCCGGGTTGGGAGGGACTTACGTTCTGGTTATGGATTTAAAGTCCAGTGCGGTGGAGGACGAGTTGAAAGGTGTTAATTTGGGCTCAGGCAGTATGATTAGCCTTGTGACAGACAAGGGTGAGTTTGTAGGTTCTAACAATGAGAGCTTGGCAGGAGGAAAGACAAAGCTGGATTACGTTTCCAAGCTTGAAGGGGTTGAAGGAAATCAAATTATGGAGCAGGTTGCAGATGGCAAAGAGCAAAATGTGCTTGCGGTTCATAATACGCTGGGAACTTCCAAATGGATTCTCGTGGGTGTAGTACCTGTATCTGAGCTGGTGAGAGACGCTAAGGGGATTCTAACCACGACCTGGATATTTGCTGCAGTGGCTGCACTCATTGCATTGTTTATTGGCCTGTGGATCGTGCGCCTGGTGGCTCGTCCATTGACACACCTGAAGGATTTAATGGTCGAAGGCGCCAAAGGCAACTTGCAAATCCGAACGAACTATAAGGCTGAGGATGAAATTGGGCAGTTGTCAGAAAGCTTTGATACGATGATGGAACAGATTACATTGCTGGTACAACAGACGAATGCCTCAGCTCAGGAGGTTCTGAATACAGCAACGGAACTAGGTGATGCCTCGAAGAAGACAGCCATTTCAGCCAAAGAAATTGCAGCAGCAACGGAAGAGATTGCTCATGGTGCCGCTAGTTTGGCAACAGAGGCTGAACGTGGCAGTGGATTAACCGGGAATATATCTCAGCAAATGGATACGGTTATGGCTTCCAATCATGAAATGAGTCTGGTCGCACAAGAAGTTGAACAATCCAGTGAACAAGGAACAGTTCAACTGAAAAATCTATTGAGCAAGACTAAGGTTACGGAAGAAACTACGCATGCTCTGGTGGGCAAAGTAGATGAACTGAAGAAGACCACTTCCGATGTCTTTAAGGTGCTGGACGTATTACAGGATATTGCGAAACAAACGAACATTCTGTCACTGAATGCGACGATTGAAGCTGCACGAGCGGGGACGGCCGGGCGTGGTTTTATGGTGGTAGCCAATGAGGTTCGGCAGTTGGCTGAACAATCACGTCAAGCTATTCGCACAGCTACGGGTATTACTAATAACATCGTCAATGAGATGAATGAAACGGTACAGGCATTGTCTGAGGTGTACCCGCTGTTCCGGGAGCAGATGGGAGCCGTGCAGGAAACAACGGACATTTTCCAATCGGTGCAGCAGCAAATGGGAGAGTTCGCGCTTCGATTGGGAACGGTCACCGCCTCCATTCATCATCTGAGTGAATCGCAGACTACATTGTCCGAGGCAATGACCAATGTAAGCGCGGTAGCTGAGCAATCCTCGGCCACTTCACAGGAAGTCGCTTCGCTCAGCACTGAGCAGGCCAATATCGGTAATCAACTGGTAGGTTTGTCAGATAAGCTGGAAGGAGTATCGGTTAATTTGAAGGAACAGCTTTCGCGGTTTACGGTGTAG
- a CDS encoding peptidase U32 family protein produces MGTITKTRKYIGKRNRLDKPELLAPAGNLEKLKFAVHYGADAVYIGGQKYGLRSNADNFSFEEMREGVEFANKYGAKVLVATNIYAHNEDIAGIEEYLRNLYEAGIHAVIVADPAIVSVALRVVPGLEVHLSTQQSTLNWQAVKFWKNEGLPRVVLGRETSLEEIEEIKKHVDIEIEAFVHGAMCSSFSGRCVLSNHFTDRDSNRGGCCQSCRWKYDLFEDARPSEVWISEEEAQDSNALKQFQLGVNQLPLFEESDNAFSMGSKDLCMIENVPDLIDVGVDSFKVEGRMKSIHYVATVVNVYRQAIDSYMADPENYVLKPEWIEEINKAANRPLNTGFFYDTPDHEDHIYEPEEKAVPYDFAGLVMDYDAASGIATIQQRNHFKPGHEIEFFGPNGTFFKQTVGTIWDEEGNELDAARHPLQRIRMKVDQPVSYFDMMRKKK; encoded by the coding sequence ATGGGGACGATAACCAAAACGAGAAAATATATAGGTAAACGGAATCGTCTGGATAAGCCGGAGCTGTTGGCTCCTGCCGGAAATCTGGAAAAGCTGAAGTTTGCCGTTCACTATGGCGCGGATGCTGTATATATTGGTGGACAAAAATATGGTCTGCGTTCTAACGCCGATAATTTCAGTTTTGAAGAAATGCGTGAAGGTGTAGAATTTGCCAACAAGTACGGTGCTAAGGTGCTTGTGGCGACCAATATTTATGCCCACAATGAAGATATTGCCGGAATCGAGGAATACTTGCGCAATCTGTACGAGGCAGGAATTCATGCCGTTATCGTAGCTGATCCGGCTATTGTATCCGTGGCATTGCGTGTTGTTCCCGGATTGGAAGTGCATTTGAGCACACAGCAGTCCACGCTGAACTGGCAAGCGGTAAAGTTTTGGAAAAACGAGGGGCTACCGCGTGTGGTATTGGGACGTGAGACCAGTCTGGAGGAAATCGAAGAAATTAAAAAGCATGTGGACATCGAAATCGAAGCATTCGTCCATGGTGCGATGTGCTCTTCATTTTCCGGCCGCTGCGTGTTGTCCAATCACTTTACAGACCGTGATTCCAATCGTGGGGGATGTTGTCAGTCTTGCCGCTGGAAATACGATCTGTTTGAGGATGCCCGCCCAAGTGAGGTTTGGATATCTGAGGAAGAGGCACAGGATAGCAATGCACTGAAACAGTTCCAGCTCGGTGTTAACCAGCTTCCACTGTTTGAAGAGAGTGATAATGCTTTTTCTATGGGTTCCAAGGATCTGTGTATGATTGAAAATGTCCCTGATCTGATTGATGTGGGTGTAGACAGTTTTAAAGTAGAGGGACGTATGAAGTCTATCCACTATGTGGCTACGGTCGTGAATGTCTATCGTCAAGCGATTGATTCCTATATGGCTGATCCTGAAAATTATGTGCTCAAACCAGAATGGATTGAGGAAATTAACAAGGCAGCCAATCGTCCGCTGAATACAGGATTTTTCTACGATACACCGGATCATGAGGATCATATTTATGAGCCGGAAGAAAAAGCAGTCCCTTATGATTTTGCCGGACTGGTCATGGACTACGATGCCGCGAGTGGCATCGCAACTATTCAACAACGGAACCATTTTAAACCAGGGCATGAAATTGAATTTTTCGGTCCGAACGGAACATTTTTTAAACAAACGGTCGGAACGATCTGGGATGAGGAAGGCAACGAATTGGATGCTGCTCGTCACCCGCTTCAACGAATTAGAATGAAGGTAGATCAACCCGTATCGTATTTTGATATGATGCGTAAAAAGAAGTAA
- a CDS encoding peptidase U32 family protein, whose product MAYKPELLATASSPEDARHMLEAGATALLIGDDRFGMRLPGHFTPDQIREVVEEARKHTAQVYVSMTNLMTNELLPLLPEYVQTLAGCGIDAIEFNDPAVLMAVKEYAPHLKLFWNGEMISTNFATANYWGEKGASRVILARELSMDEITEMIPKLNIEAQVQVHGMTNIYHSKRKLVQSYMLHQGRNVEGDLGRGRGLFLIEAERKEEKFPIYEDINGTHIMSSDDFCIMEDLHILMEAGVHSFKIEGLLKPTAYNEAVVRAYRKAIDNYTADPDAYAYDESWLDEVRRLQDPERELSFGFFYKEQVY is encoded by the coding sequence ATGGCTTACAAACCCGAACTACTGGCAACTGCCAGCTCTCCAGAGGATGCCCGCCATATGCTGGAGGCTGGAGCTACTGCATTGCTTATTGGAGATGACCGCTTTGGAATGCGGTTGCCGGGACATTTTACACCGGACCAAATCCGTGAAGTGGTGGAAGAGGCACGCAAGCATACGGCACAGGTATATGTATCTATGACGAATTTGATGACGAACGAGCTATTGCCGCTCCTTCCCGAATATGTGCAGACCCTAGCTGGATGCGGCATTGATGCCATTGAGTTTAATGATCCCGCAGTGCTCATGGCCGTGAAGGAGTATGCTCCGCATCTTAAGCTGTTCTGGAACGGTGAGATGATCTCTACCAACTTCGCAACCGCCAACTATTGGGGTGAAAAGGGGGCTTCCCGGGTCATTTTGGCTCGTGAGCTGAGTATGGATGAAATTACCGAAATGATACCAAAGTTGAACATAGAAGCACAGGTTCAGGTACATGGCATGACCAATATTTATCACTCCAAGCGTAAGCTTGTTCAAAGTTATATGCTGCACCAGGGACGTAATGTAGAAGGCGATTTAGGTAGAGGACGCGGCTTGTTTCTGATTGAAGCAGAGCGGAAAGAAGAGAAGTTCCCCATCTACGAGGATATAAATGGGACACATATTATGAGTTCAGATGATTTTTGTATCATGGAGGACCTGCATATTCTAATGGAGGCGGGCGTGCATAGCTTTAAGATCGAGGGCTTATTGAAACCTACGGCTTACAATGAGGCGGTTGTTCGTGCTTATCGTAAAGCAATAGATAATTATACAGCTGACCCGGATGCTTATGCTTATGATGAAAGCTGGCTGGATGAAGTTCGCCGTCTTCAAGATCCGGAACGGGAACTTTCCTTCGGATTTTTCTATAAAGAGCAGGTTTATTAA